In Actinoplanes lobatus, the DNA window GCTACAACGAGCGGCCCGACCTCGGTTCCGACCCGTTCATGGTCAAACTGTCGAGGCAGCTGGGTGATGCGTCCGATGACGCGAAACAGCTGCTCGCCGAGTTGCTGACACTCCAGGGGCTGCCGCTGTCGAACCTGACCGGCGGCAAGCTCCAGCAGCGCGTGACGACGGTGCTCGGCTGGATGGATCAGCCGGTCGCCGTCCCCGCACACGTGCAATTGGCCTTCGACCAGGGCACCTGGAACGGCGGCACCGGCGCCCACACCATGCTGTGGCGGTGGCTCGCCGACGCGGTCGACGTGCTGTGCGGCTGGTTCCAGCTCCCGGAGCCGGAGCGGCGGGAGGCCCTGTCCGGGGCGTGGGCCTGGCAGGCCGCCGTCGACCATTACCGGATCATGCCGTCGCTGCGGGCGTCGCTGCTCTACCTCGCCTTCCCGGACCACTTCCTGCCGATCCTGAACACCGCTCACCGGAAGGCGATCCGGGGCGTCTTCTTCAAGCCGGGCACGCCCACCGACGGTGACCTGGACCGGGAGCTCTTCGACATCACCGTGCGCCTGCAACGGGTGTCCGGGCAGCCGGTCGACTACTACCGGCCGCCGTTCGTCGCGCAGTGGCGCAACACCACCCGGCCGCCCGGTGAGCGCCGGGCCTGGCTGGTCCGGCCACGCCCGGGCGGGGCGGAGCTGGCCGCGCGGTGGCGGGAGCAGTCGTTCGTCTCCCTGGCCGCCACGCACCTCGGCGGGATCCCGGCGGGCGCCCCGGTTCCGGACGTCCGGGCCGCCGTCGAGGCCGGGTACCAGCACCTCGACTACGCCCGGCAGGTGGCCCTGGTCAGCGAGTTCCACGCGGTCCTGTCCCGGATGGACAGCGACGACATCGTCGTCACCCTGGTGGACGATCAGCTGTATCTCGGTGTCATCGACGGCGAGGCCGAGTACGGCGACGCCCAGCTGCGCCGCCCGGTCGGCTGGCTCACCACACCGCCCGTCCCGATCGGGTCGCTGCCCGCTCCGCTCCCCGCCGAGCTGGACAAACAGGGCACCGTCGTCGACCTGACCGGCTCCCTGGACGCGCTGTCCGCGCTGGTGGACTCCAGCGAGCCGGTCGACGAACCGCAGCCGGTGTCCGCCCGCCCCGGGCTCACCGGTCTGCCCCCGGTGACCGCCGGCCTGGCGGACGAGCTGTTCCTCGACCGGTTCTGGCTACAGGAACTGGTCGAGCTGCTGTGGGACCGGCGGCAGGTGATCCTGCACGGGCCGCCCGGCACCGGCAAGACCTTCCTGGCCCGGGCCGTCGCCAACCACATCGCCGAACGGGACGCCGTCCGGCTCGTGCAGTTCCATCCGTCGTACTCGTACGAGGACTTCTTCGAGGGTTTCCGGCCCGCCGAGGGAGCGGCCGGGTCGGTGGCCTTCGCCAAGACCCCCGGCCCGCTGCGGGCGATCGCCGCCGAGGCGCGGGACAATCCGGACCGCCCCTACGTGCTGATCATCGACGAGATCAACCGCGGCAACCTCGCGAAGATCTTCGGCGAGCTGTACTTCCTGCTGGAGTACCGGGACGAGGCGGTTCTTCTCCAGTACTCGCCGTCCGAGGCGTTCAACCTGCCGCCGAACGTGTTCATCATCGGCACGATGAACACCGCGGACCGGTCGATCGCCATGGTCGACGCGGCGATCCGGCGGCGGTTCGCGTTCCTCGAGCTGCATCCGGGTGAGGCACCGGTGTCCGGCCTGCTGGCGGCCTGGCTGAAGGAGCACGGCACCGACGGCGACCAGCGGGCGGTTCTGCTGGACGCGCTCAACGACGCGATCGGCGAGGAGGACCGCGACTTCCAGATCGGGCCGTCCTATCTGATGCGCAAGAACGCGGTGCTGGAACGGGTGTGGCGGCATGACCTGCTGCCGCTGCTGGAGGAGCACTACTACGGCCGGATGTCGCGTCGGCAGGTACACGACCGGTTCGGGCTCGACGCCATCCGTGCGCAACTGCCGTGAACCGCGTCGACCTGGGTGAACTCGACAAGAGCGGGGCCCGCTGCGAGCTCACCGTGGACCAGGCGGCGGCGCTCGACGCGACCGGCCTGGTGAAGCCGCGTCCGGAGGGCGGTGGGTGGTGGCGCCTGTGGCCGAACGGGTACGCGGGCGCCGTACGCATCGACGATCTTGATGTTGAAGTGCACCCCAAGGTGGGCATCGCGCGGCTGCTCTTCCTGCTCGGTTATGCCGGTGATCCCGGGTTCCGGCCGGAGGACGTCGGCGCGGAGGCGGAGACGGAACTGTGGCCGGCGCTGGCCGAATCGCTGGCCCGGCAGGCGGAGCGGGCGCTGGCGGCCGGGGTCATGCAGGGGTATGTCTCGGTTGACGACGCGCTGCCGCTGGTGCGTGGCCGGATCCGGTTCGCCGACCAGATCTCGCACCGGGCCGGGCTGCCGCTGCCGGTCGAGGTCCGTTACGACGAGTATTCGCCGGACATCGCCGAGAACCGGATCCTGCGGACGGCGCTGCGGCGGATGCGCGCGGTGCCGCGGCTGCCCGAGTCGGCGCGGGCCCGGCTCGGCCATCTGGACGCGCGCCTCGACGGGGTGCGGGTGCTGCCGCATGGCGCGATCCCGCCGGAGTGGAGGCCTTCTCGCCTGAACGCCCGTTATCTGCCGGCGCTGCGGCTGGCCGCTCTGGTGCTGCGCCAGCACAGTGCCGAGCCGGGCCCGGGCGGTCAGCGCATGGCGGCGTTCGTGGTGGACATGGCGCGGGTGTTCGAGGATTTCCTGACCACGGCGTTGCGGGAGGCCCTGGCCGGCCGTCCGGGGCACACCGCCGGGCAGTACCACACCCATCTGGACACCTCACGCAAGATCCTGATCAAGCCGGACGTGGTTCATCTGGCCGGCGGGCGGCCGGTCGCGGTGTTCGACGCCAAGTACAAGCTGTCCTATCCGAACGAGGACGCCTACCAGATGCTGGCCTACTACACGGCGCTCGGCCTGGCCCGCGGCTGGCTGGTCTACGCGCAGGGCGCCGCCTCCGGCCCGCTGCCGGTCCGCAACACCGGGATCGAGATCATCCGCCGTCCGCTCGATCTGACCGCCCCGCCCGGCGAGTTGCTGGCGCAGGTCCGCATTCTCGCCGACCAGGCGGTTCCCGCCCAGGAGACAACCACGGGGGTACGCCGTCCGCGCGCCCTACCTCCGTAGTGGTACGCCAGGTCCCAACTCCGGCCTGACGCTCCGTGACTCTCCCGTTCCTACGCTCCCCTGTATCGGTTTCGTGGAAGGGGACCATGATGGGTGTTCAAGAGGTGCTGGCCGCCGGGGTGTACACGATGAGCAGTGGCCGGATCATTGCCGGTGCGGCCGCGGTCGCCGGGCTGGCCGGGGTGATCGCCGGTGCCCGCGCCCTGGCCCGACCGGCCCGCGGCCCGGCCCTGTTCTCGCTGGCCGCGGCCCTGGTCGCGCTGGTCGGCGGCGGGTTCGTGGCAGCCACGTCGGACAGCGGCATCGGCACCGGCAACGGGCGCGGCGGAGCGTACGTGGCGATGGTGCTCGGCGTGATCAGCCTCGTGGTCGGCGGGCTGGTCCTGGCCCGTTCGCGCCGCGTCAGCGCTCCGTAGGGGCTGACCAGCCCGGAACGATCAGGCCCGATTCGTAGGCCAGAATCACCAGCTGAGCCCGGTCCCGGACGCCCGTCTTGGTCATGATCCGGCTGACGTGGGTCTTCGCGGTGGCCGGGCTGAGCACCAGGTGGGCGGCGATCTCGTCGTTCGACAGGCCGGCCGCCACCAGGGCCATCACCTCGCGTTCCCGGTCGGTGAGCGCGCTCAGCCTCGGGCCCGGGTCCGGGTGGGTGGCGCGGGCCGCGAACTCGGCGATCAGGCGGCGGGTGACGGCCGGCGCGATCAGAGCGTCCCCGCGGGCGACGACCCGGACGGCGTGGATCAGCTCGGCCGGTTCGGTGTCCTTGACCAGGAAGCCGCTCGCGCCGGCGCGCAGTGCACCGTAGACGTACTCGTCCAGGTCGAACGTGGTCAGCATGATCACCCGAGCGCCGGTGATCTCCCGGGTGGCGGCCAGCCCGTCGAGCCGCGGCATCCGGATGTCCATGAGCACCACGTCCGGCCGCAGGTCCCGCGCCAGGCGGACGGCCTCGGCCCCGTCACCGGCCTCGCCCACCACCTCCAGGCCGTCCTCTCCGTCGAGGATCGACCGGAATCCGGCCCGGACCAGCGTCTGGTCGTCCGCCAGCAGAATCCTGATCATGACGGCGCCCGGTCGGGGCTCAGCGGGAGGCACGCGCTGACCCGGAAGCCGCCACCGGGCCGCGGGCCGGTGGTCAGGGTCCCGCCGAGTGCCCGGGCCCGCTCCTCCATCCCGAGGATCCCGTTCCCCGGGCCGGTGTCACCGCGGACGCCGATGCCGTCGTCGTCGATCTCCACCAGGACGCCGGACCCGTCCGGCCGGATCCGGACGACCGCCTCCCCGGCGGCCGCGTGCCGGGTCACGTTGGTGATCGCCTCCTGGACGATCCGGTAGGCGGCCAGATCCACCTCGGACGGCAGTGGCCTCGTCTCGGTAACCTCGACGCGGATCGCCAGGCCGGGGGCGGTCAGGTCGCCGAGCCGGTTCAGGCCGGGCGGCGGGGCCAGTGGCGCCTCACCGTCCTGCCGGAGCGCGTTCAGCGCGGCGCGCAGCTCGCGCAGCGTCTCCCGGCTGGTCTCCTTGATCGTGGTGAGCGCCTGCTCCGACCGGACCGGGTCGGGCCGGTGCAGGGCGGCGCCGGCCTGCACGTTGATCAGCGACAGATGGTGGCCGAGGATGTCGTGCAGTTCCCGGGCGATGCGCAGCCGGTCCTCGGTGGCCCGGTGCCGGGCCTGCTCGGCGGCCCGCGACTCGGCGGCGGCCGTGCGCGCCTCCACCTCGGCGAGATAGGCCCGGCGG includes these proteins:
- a CDS encoding McrB family protein codes for the protein MSDDVIIPARQDERVREVGRELIERGFRDGTSLFTPERAVWRLETALELRRCYNERPDLGSDPFMVKLSRQLGDASDDAKQLLAELLTLQGLPLSNLTGGKLQQRVTTVLGWMDQPVAVPAHVQLAFDQGTWNGGTGAHTMLWRWLADAVDVLCGWFQLPEPERREALSGAWAWQAAVDHYRIMPSLRASLLYLAFPDHFLPILNTAHRKAIRGVFFKPGTPTDGDLDRELFDITVRLQRVSGQPVDYYRPPFVAQWRNTTRPPGERRAWLVRPRPGGAELAARWREQSFVSLAATHLGGIPAGAPVPDVRAAVEAGYQHLDYARQVALVSEFHAVLSRMDSDDIVVTLVDDQLYLGVIDGEAEYGDAQLRRPVGWLTTPPVPIGSLPAPLPAELDKQGTVVDLTGSLDALSALVDSSEPVDEPQPVSARPGLTGLPPVTAGLADELFLDRFWLQELVELLWDRRQVILHGPPGTGKTFLARAVANHIAERDAVRLVQFHPSYSYEDFFEGFRPAEGAAGSVAFAKTPGPLRAIAAEARDNPDRPYVLIIDEINRGNLAKIFGELYFLLEYRDEAVLLQYSPSEAFNLPPNVFIIGTMNTADRSIAMVDAAIRRRFAFLELHPGEAPVSGLLAAWLKEHGTDGDQRAVLLDALNDAIGEEDRDFQIGPSYLMRKNAVLERVWRHDLLPLLEEHYYGRMSRRQVHDRFGLDAIRAQLP
- a CDS encoding DUF6223 family protein; the protein is MGVQEVLAAGVYTMSSGRIIAGAAAVAGLAGVIAGARALARPARGPALFSLAAALVALVGGGFVAATSDSGIGTGNGRGGAYVAMVLGVISLVVGGLVLARSRRVSAP
- a CDS encoding McrC family protein, with product MNRVDLGELDKSGARCELTVDQAAALDATGLVKPRPEGGGWWRLWPNGYAGAVRIDDLDVEVHPKVGIARLLFLLGYAGDPGFRPEDVGAEAETELWPALAESLARQAERALAAGVMQGYVSVDDALPLVRGRIRFADQISHRAGLPLPVEVRYDEYSPDIAENRILRTALRRMRAVPRLPESARARLGHLDARLDGVRVLPHGAIPPEWRPSRLNARYLPALRLAALVLRQHSAEPGPGGQRMAAFVVDMARVFEDFLTTALREALAGRPGHTAGQYHTHLDTSRKILIKPDVVHLAGGRPVAVFDAKYKLSYPNEDAYQMLAYYTALGLARGWLVYAQGAASGPLPVRNTGIEIIRRPLDLTAPPGELLAQVRILADQAVPAQETTTGVRRPRALPP
- a CDS encoding sensor histidine kinase encodes the protein MAVSRGRRTDAVLVPVVALIGVAGLVVQSGGLGSAAEFAALLAVVISSGLLFLRRRFPVAVGVVALAAVAAYGFLLQQPGPIMLVFVVALYTVVDEGHLAVAIGLGVASVLAFAAADSLTRTGVSGNGATFLHAGWLVAVIAGVTRNRRAYLAEVEARTAAAESRAAEQARHRATEDRLRIARELHDILGHHLSLINVQAGAALHRPDPVRSEQALTTIKETSRETLRELRAALNALRQDGEAPLAPPPGLNRLGDLTAPGLAIRVEVTETRPLPSEVDLAAYRIVQEAITNVTRHAAAGEAVVRIRPDGSGVLVEIDDDGIGVRGDTGPGNGILGMEERARALGGTLTTGPRPGGGFRVSACLPLSPDRAPS
- a CDS encoding response regulator transcription factor; translation: MIRILLADDQTLVRAGFRSILDGEDGLEVVGEAGDGAEAVRLARDLRPDVVLMDIRMPRLDGLAATREITGARVIMLTTFDLDEYVYGALRAGASGFLVKDTEPAELIHAVRVVARGDALIAPAVTRRLIAEFAARATHPDPGPRLSALTDREREVMALVAAGLSNDEIAAHLVLSPATAKTHVSRIMTKTGVRDRAQLVILAYESGLIVPGWSAPTER